Proteins encoded in a region of the Paenibacillus sp. W2I17 genome:
- a CDS encoding phage tail tube protein gives MLDASRVILGTHGQLHIDGVWQTNINKLEASVEIEKRELNLVGNDWKVHKNGAKKGTGTMTGYKVTSDMIQRGFTKFEIISKLNDPESYGHESVLLRGCMVDKIQLANWTAGEEVPEETGFTFEGFELLNPIVAN, from the coding sequence ATGTTGGATGCGTCAAGAGTAATTCTCGGTACCCATGGTCAGTTGCATATCGATGGTGTGTGGCAGACAAACATTAACAAGTTGGAAGCGAGTGTGGAGATTGAAAAGCGTGAGCTGAACCTGGTCGGTAACGACTGGAAGGTGCACAAAAACGGCGCGAAAAAAGGAACAGGCACGATGACGGGCTACAAAGTCACTTCCGATATGATCCAGCGCGGCTTCACCAAATTCGAGATTATTTCCAAGCTGAACGACCCAGAATCGTATGGACATGAGAGTGTATTGCTGAGAGGTTGCATGGTGGACAAAATCCAGCTTGCCAACTGGACAGCCGGCGAAGAAGTACCGGAGGAAACGGGCTTTACGTTTGAAGGATTTGAATTGCTGAATCCGATTGTGGCGAACTAA